A stretch of the Chelonoidis abingdonii isolate Lonesome George chromosome 11, CheloAbing_2.0, whole genome shotgun sequence genome encodes the following:
- the CIB3 gene encoding calcium and integrin-binding family member 3, with the protein MAELKDNPFRQRIAEVFSEDGEGNMTLDDFLDMFSVLSEMAPRDLKAYYAFKIYDFNNDDYICKSDLEKTVNKLTRNELTPEEVCLVCDKVIDEADQDNDGRLSVEDFQHMIARAPDFLSTFHIRI; encoded by the exons ATGGCAGAGCTGAAG GACAATCCATTCCGTCAACGGATAGCAGAAGTTTTCTCAGAGGATGGAGAGGGCAACATGACTTTAGATGACTTTTTGGACATGTTTTCAGTGCTGAGTGAAATGGCTCCCAGAGACCTCAAAGCTTATTATGCCTTTAAAATTTATG ATTTTAACAATGATGATTACATATGCAAATCAGACTTGGAGAAAACTGTTAACAAACTGACCAGAAATGAACTTACTCCAGAGGAGGTTTGTCTTGTTTGTGATAAGGTGATTGATGAAGCTGATCAAGACAATGATGGCAGACTCTCTGTGGAAGATTTTCAGCACATGATAGCACGAGCTCCTGATTTCCTCAG taCATTTCACATTCGAATCTGA